The following are encoded in a window of Streptomyces sp. 11x1 genomic DNA:
- a CDS encoding site-specific DNA-methyltransferase, giving the protein MSYTLHRGDALTVLKTLPDESVNAVITDPPYNSGGRTSSDRTGRTARAKYVTAGSAHDLQNFPGENRDQRSYRSWLTALLTEAYRAATEHSVAMVFSDWRQEPTTTDALQMAGWTWSGTIPWIKPASRPRKGGFKQSAEFIVWGVKGSLEKDRDLYLPGHFIASQPRKDRVHITQKPVEIMQQLVQICPEGGTVLDPFTGSGSTGVAALREGRQFVGVELSAHYADVAEARLRAELTQDDFALAGPEA; this is encoded by the coding sequence ATGAGCTACACGCTGCACCGAGGCGACGCCCTCACCGTGCTGAAGACCCTCCCGGACGAGAGCGTCAACGCCGTCATCACCGATCCCCCGTACAACTCCGGCGGACGCACCAGCTCGGACCGCACCGGCCGCACCGCCCGAGCCAAGTACGTCACGGCCGGATCGGCCCACGACCTGCAGAACTTCCCCGGCGAGAACCGCGACCAGCGGAGCTATCGAAGCTGGCTGACCGCACTGCTCACCGAGGCGTACCGGGCCGCGACCGAGCACTCCGTCGCCATGGTCTTCTCCGACTGGCGCCAGGAGCCCACCACAACCGACGCCCTGCAGATGGCGGGCTGGACCTGGAGCGGCACGATCCCCTGGATCAAGCCCGCCAGCCGGCCCCGCAAGGGCGGGTTCAAGCAGTCGGCCGAGTTCATCGTCTGGGGCGTCAAGGGCAGCCTCGAAAAGGACCGGGACCTCTACCTGCCCGGCCACTTCATCGCCTCCCAGCCCCGCAAGGACCGCGTCCACATCACCCAGAAGCCGGTCGAGATCATGCAGCAGCTCGTGCAGATCTGCCCCGAAGGCGGCACCGTCCTCGATCCCTTCACCGGCAGCGGCTCCACAGGCGTCGCCGCTTTGCGCGAGGGCCGGCAGTTCGTGGGGGTCGAGCTCTCCGCGCATTACGCCGACGTCGCCGAGGCGAGGCTCCGCGCGGAGCTGACCCAGGACGACTTCGCCCTGGCAGGACCGGAGGCATGA